The following are from one region of the Streptomyces rubrogriseus genome:
- a CDS encoding restriction endonuclease, which produces MTVPEPRVRGGRVRRRFDLRATTVTFGLAAVALVLTGWVVRMAFDVAQRRPAWVFVLVLGAVAAALLARNARSRGAAARAAVRTTDALAAATATALDELERGRAVEAAEHVCPEETTAVVRTEHEELSPDEFEEAIADLCRRDGCTEVEVVGGAGDLGADVLATAPDGRRVVIQCKRYGDDNKVGSQDLQRFGGTCFTVHGADVAVLVTSSDFTAPAADYAEWCGIVCVNEERLRDWCEGGGPAPWEPPLPEGDGTEPPERATW; this is translated from the coding sequence GTGACCGTGCCTGAACCCCGTGTCCGAGGCGGACGCGTGAGGCGTCGCTTCGACCTCCGGGCGACGACCGTGACGTTCGGCCTCGCCGCCGTCGCCCTGGTCCTGACGGGATGGGTCGTGCGCATGGCGTTCGACGTGGCGCAGCGGCGGCCGGCCTGGGTCTTCGTCCTGGTACTCGGGGCGGTCGCGGCCGCCCTCCTGGCCCGGAACGCGCGGAGCCGGGGTGCCGCCGCGCGGGCGGCCGTTCGTACCACGGACGCCCTGGCCGCGGCCACGGCGACGGCGCTGGACGAACTGGAGCGGGGACGCGCGGTGGAAGCGGCGGAGCACGTGTGCCCCGAGGAGACCACCGCGGTGGTCCGCACCGAACACGAGGAGCTCAGCCCCGACGAGTTCGAGGAGGCGATAGCGGACCTGTGCCGGCGTGACGGCTGCACCGAGGTCGAGGTGGTGGGCGGAGCGGGCGATCTCGGTGCCGACGTGCTGGCGACCGCTCCCGACGGCCGGCGGGTCGTCATCCAGTGCAAGCGCTACGGCGACGACAACAAGGTCGGCTCCCAGGACCTCCAGCGCTTCGGCGGCACCTGCTTCACCGTGCACGGGGCCGACGTGGCGGTCCTCGTCACCAGCAGCGACTTCACCGCACCGGCCGCCGACTACGCCGAGTGGTGCGGCATAGTCTGCGTGAACGAGGAGCGGCTGCGCGACTGGTGCGAGGGCGGGGGACCGGCGCCCTGGGAGCCGCCTCTGCCCGAGGGGGACGGGACGGAGCCGCCCGAGCGGGCCACGTGGTGA